A DNA window from Sphingomonas profundi contains the following coding sequences:
- the hslU gene encoding ATP-dependent protease ATPase subunit HslU, producing the protein MNDALTPKAIVAALDAHIIGQTDAKRAVAVALRNRWRRQKLPEGLREEVTPKNILMIGPTGCGKTEISRRLAKLADAPFVKVEATKFTEVGYVGRDVEQIARDLVEEAVRLEKERRRAAVRDKAEEAAMARLLDALTGKDASEATRSAFRQRFRDGHLDDKEVEIEVEESGGMPLEIPGMGGQVGMINLGDMMGKLAGGRTKRRRLPVPAAWAKLTEEEADKRLDQDEVSRTALADAEANGIVFLDEIDKIAVSDVRGGSVSREGVQRDLLPLIEGTTVATKYGPMKTDHILFIASGAFHVAKPSDLLPELQGRLPIRVELKALTEADFVRILSATRASLTEQYRALIGTEGVTVTFTEDGIAAIARIAAEVNGQVENIGARRLSTVMEKLLEEVSFDAEDRGGEALTVDRAYVEAQLQAIARNTDLSKYVL; encoded by the coding sequence ATGAACGACGCCCTGACCCCCAAGGCCATCGTGGCCGCGCTGGACGCGCACATCATCGGGCAGACCGATGCCAAGCGCGCCGTCGCGGTGGCGCTGCGCAATCGCTGGCGCCGGCAGAAACTGCCGGAGGGCCTGCGCGAGGAGGTGACGCCCAAGAACATCCTGATGATCGGGCCGACAGGCTGCGGCAAGACGGAGATCAGCCGTCGCCTGGCCAAGCTGGCCGACGCGCCGTTCGTGAAGGTGGAGGCGACGAAGTTCACGGAGGTGGGCTATGTCGGCCGCGACGTCGAGCAGATCGCCCGCGATCTGGTGGAGGAGGCGGTGCGGCTGGAGAAGGAGCGCCGCCGCGCCGCCGTGCGCGACAAGGCGGAGGAGGCGGCGATGGCGCGCCTGCTGGACGCGCTGACCGGCAAGGATGCGAGCGAGGCGACGCGCAGCGCCTTCCGCCAGCGGTTCCGCGACGGCCACCTCGACGACAAGGAGGTGGAGATCGAGGTTGAGGAGAGCGGCGGCATGCCGCTGGAGATCCCCGGCATGGGCGGCCAGGTGGGCATGATCAACCTGGGCGACATGATGGGCAAGCTGGCCGGCGGACGCACCAAGCGGCGCCGGCTGCCGGTGCCCGCCGCCTGGGCCAAGCTGACCGAGGAGGAAGCGGACAAGCGGCTGGACCAGGACGAGGTGAGCCGCACCGCGCTGGCCGACGCCGAGGCGAACGGCATCGTCTTCCTGGACGAGATCGACAAGATCGCCGTGTCCGACGTGCGTGGCGGATCGGTGAGCCGGGAGGGTGTGCAGCGCGATCTGCTGCCGCTGATCGAGGGCACCACCGTCGCCACCAAATACGGCCCGATGAAGACGGACCATATCCTGTTCATCGCCAGCGGCGCCTTCCACGTCGCCAAGCCATCCGATCTGCTGCCGGAACTGCAGGGCCGCCTGCCGATCCGGGTGGAACTGAAGGCGCTGACCGAAGCCGATTTCGTCCGCATCCTCTCCGCCACGCGGGCCAGCCTGACGGAACAGTATCGCGCGCTGATCGGCACCGAGGGCGTGACGGTGACGTTCACCGAGGACGGCATCGCCGCCATCGCCCGCATCGCCGCCGAGGTGAACGGGCAGGTGGAGAATATCGGCGCCCGCCGCCTGTCCACGGTGATGGAGAAACTGCTGGAAGAGGTGAGCTTCGACGCCGAGGATCGCGGCGGCGAGGCGCTGACGGTCGACCGCGCCTATGTGGAGGCGCAGTTGCAGGCGATCGCGCGCAACACCGATCTCAGCAAATATGTGCTCTGA
- the map gene encoding type I methionyl aminopeptidase, with translation MDTYVTVAEGDSVARTGAIKLYGPDGFAGMRRAGRLAAEALDELVPHVVPGVETQELDRIAREAMLRGGGIPATLNYRGFTHSCCTSINHVVCHGIPGPKTLKSGDIVNIDVTVILDGWHGDTSRMFLVGDVPIKARRLVDVTYEAMMLGIAQAKPGNRLGDVAHAIQSFAERHRYGVVRDFCGHGLGRVFHDAPEVVHVGRPGTGPELRPGMFMTIEPMINIGRPDVKMLDDGWTAVTRDRSLSAQFEHSVGITETGCEIFTASPRGLDRPPYS, from the coding sequence ATGGATACCTACGTCACGGTCGCCGAGGGCGACAGCGTCGCCCGCACCGGCGCGATCAAGCTCTACGGCCCCGATGGTTTCGCGGGCATGCGCCGCGCCGGCCGGCTGGCGGCGGAGGCGCTGGACGAGCTGGTGCCCCATGTCGTGCCTGGCGTCGAGACGCAGGAGCTGGACCGCATCGCGCGCGAGGCGATGCTGCGCGGTGGCGGCATACCGGCGACGCTCAACTATCGCGGCTTCACCCACAGCTGCTGCACCTCGATCAACCATGTCGTGTGCCACGGCATCCCCGGCCCGAAGACGCTGAAGTCCGGCGACATCGTCAATATCGACGTGACGGTGATCCTGGATGGCTGGCATGGCGACACCAGCCGCATGTTCCTGGTCGGCGACGTGCCGATCAAGGCGCGGCGACTGGTGGACGTGACGTACGAGGCGATGATGCTGGGCATAGCGCAGGCGAAGCCCGGCAACCGGCTGGGCGACGTGGCCCATGCGATCCAGAGCTTCGCCGAGAGGCATCGCTACGGCGTGGTGCGCGATTTCTGCGGCCACGGCCTCGGCCGCGTGTTCCACGATGCGCCGGAGGTCGTCCACGTCGGGCGGCCGGGCACCGGGCCGGAGTTGCGGCCGGGCATGTTCATGACGATCGAGCCGATGATCAACATCGGCCGGCCCGATGTGAAGATGCTGGACGACGGCTGGACGGCAGTGACGCGCGACCGCTCCCTCTCCGCCCAGTTCGAACACTCGGTGGGGATTACCGAGACCGGGTGCGAGATCTTCACCGCCAGCCCGCGGGGTCTCGATCGTCCGCCCTATAGCTGA
- the glnA gene encoding type I glutamate--ammonia ligase, with protein MANKASDVLKLIKDKEIEWVDLRFTDPKGVWQHLTMCQNVVGEDELSDGFMFDGSSIEGWKAINESDMILKPDLDAVYVDPFSATPMLILFCDIVDPVSGELYARDPRSTGKRAEAYVKSLGIGDTVYVGPEAEFFMFDDVRFDNTYSSSYYMLDDIELPTNTGKEYEGGNLGHRPRAKGGYFPVAPVDACVDIRGEMVSTMLEMGLPMDKHHHEVAAAQHELGLTFGTLTTTADRMQIYKYVVRQVAQAYGKSATFMPKPIKMDNGSGMHTHLSIWNGKEPLFAGNGYAGLSDLALYFIGGIIKHAKACNAFTNPSTNSYKRLVPGYEAPVLLAYSARNRSASCRIPYGAGSKAKRVEVRFPDATANPYLCYAALLMAGLDGIENKIHPGEAMDKNLYDLPPEELKEVPTVCGSLREALESLDKGRAFLTKGGVFTDDQIDSYIELKYADVARWEMTPSPVEFDMYYSI; from the coding sequence ATGGCCAACAAGGCGTCAGACGTTCTCAAGCTGATCAAGGACAAGGAGATCGAGTGGGTCGATCTCCGCTTCACCGATCCCAAGGGTGTCTGGCAGCACCTGACGATGTGCCAGAACGTCGTCGGCGAGGACGAGCTTTCGGACGGCTTCATGTTCGACGGCTCCTCGATCGAGGGCTGGAAGGCGATCAACGAGAGCGACATGATCCTGAAGCCGGATCTGGACGCGGTCTACGTCGATCCCTTCTCGGCGACGCCGATGCTGATCCTGTTCTGCGACATCGTCGATCCGGTCTCCGGTGAGCTCTACGCGCGCGATCCGCGCTCCACCGGCAAGCGGGCCGAGGCCTATGTCAAGAGCCTGGGCATCGGCGACACCGTATATGTCGGCCCAGAGGCCGAGTTCTTCATGTTCGACGACGTGAGGTTCGACAACACCTACTCGTCCAGCTACTACATGCTCGACGATATCGAGCTGCCGACCAACACCGGCAAGGAATATGAAGGCGGCAATCTGGGCCACCGCCCGCGCGCCAAGGGCGGCTACTTCCCGGTCGCCCCGGTCGATGCCTGCGTCGACATCCGCGGCGAGATGGTGTCGACCATGCTCGAGATGGGCCTACCGATGGACAAGCACCACCATGAGGTGGCGGCCGCCCAGCACGAGTTGGGCCTCACCTTCGGTACGCTGACGACCACCGCCGATCGCATGCAGATCTACAAATATGTCGTCCGCCAGGTGGCGCAGGCCTATGGCAAGTCGGCCACCTTCATGCCCAAGCCGATCAAGATGGACAATGGCTCCGGCATGCACACCCACCTGTCGATCTGGAACGGCAAGGAGCCGCTGTTCGCCGGCAACGGCTATGCCGGCCTCTCCGATCTGGCGCTCTACTTCATCGGCGGCATCATCAAGCACGCCAAGGCCTGCAACGCCTTCACCAACCCCTCCACCAACAGCTACAAGCGGCTGGTGCCGGGCTATGAGGCGCCGGTGCTGCTCGCTTATTCCGCGCGCAACCGCTCGGCCTCCTGCCGCATTCCCTATGGCGCGGGCTCCAAGGCCAAGCGGGTCGAGGTGCGCTTCCCCGATGCGACGGCGAACCCCTATCTCTGCTACGCGGCGCTGCTGATGGCGGGGCTGGACGGGATCGAGAACAAGATCCACCCGGGCGAGGCCATGGACAAGAACCTGTACGACCTGCCGCCCGAGGAGCTGAAGGAAGTGCCCACCGTCTGCGGCTCGCTGCGCGAGGCGCTGGAGTCGCTGGACAAGGGCCGCGCCTTCCTCACCAAGGGCGGCGTGTTCACCGACGACCAGATCGACAGCTATATCGAGCTGAAATATGCCGACGTCGCCCGCTGGGAGATGACGCCGAGCCCGGTCGAGTTCGACATGTACTATTCGATCTGA
- a CDS encoding P-II family nitrogen regulator yields MKKIEAIIKPFKLDEVKEALHDVGASGITVTEAKGFGRQKGHTELYRGAEYVVDFLPKVKLEVVVDDALADRVVEAIQAAAQTGRIGDGKIFVIPVETALRIRTGERGSDAI; encoded by the coding sequence ATGAAGAAAATCGAAGCGATCATCAAACCGTTCAAGCTCGACGAGGTGAAGGAGGCGCTGCACGACGTCGGTGCCTCGGGCATCACCGTCACCGAGGCGAAGGGCTTCGGCCGGCAGAAGGGCCATACGGAGCTCTATCGCGGCGCCGAATATGTCGTGGACTTCCTGCCGAAGGTGAAGCTGGAGGTCGTCGTGGACGACGCGCTGGCGGATCGGGTGGTGGAGGCGATCCAGGCGGCGGCGCAGACGGGGCGGATCGGCGACGGCAAGATCTTCGTCATCCCGGTCGAGACCGCCCTGCGCATCCGCACCGGAGAGCGCGGATCGGACGCGATCTGA
- a CDS encoding peroxiredoxin family protein: MMRRPAPLLLLGIAAVAILLAATIWWLRPPHRAAGGDVAFGTYRLELTNFPGGGLPLGLEIVREAGGPAAYLVNGANRVRAERTTIAGRNLTMAFPSYESSLIAEALPDGSLSGIARLRRRTGPVELGLRAVPGPMWRFHQRPAAPAANLSGEWLLETKGEDGERGLALIRQNGNVLEGTVQFPTGDVRFLAGDISGGEFALSTFDGNQGSVWRGRRLADGTLAGESFGATSKAGTPFVARPRAAGDAVVVIAEEKPPVDRIAFTFPDTAGTPVSLSDPRFAGKVVVIAIGGTWCPNCHDEAAFLAPYAKKRRPEGLEVIGLQFEYGDDAARAARQSQRFAARYGIDYPMLIAGSATPEGSRKALPQIGGVKIYPTTLFVDRKGRLRAIHTGYAGPATGALNRAAIAEFDALVSKLLAEPA; encoded by the coding sequence ATGATGCGCAGGCCCGCCCCGCTCCTTCTCCTCGGCATCGCCGCCGTCGCCATTTTGCTGGCGGCGACGATCTGGTGGCTGCGCCCGCCGCATCGCGCGGCCGGCGGCGACGTGGCGTTCGGCACCTATCGGCTGGAGCTGACGAACTTCCCCGGCGGCGGCCTGCCGCTGGGGCTGGAGATCGTGCGCGAGGCCGGCGGGCCGGCCGCCTATCTCGTGAACGGCGCCAACCGGGTGCGCGCGGAGCGGACGACGATCGCCGGGCGCAACCTGACCATGGCCTTCCCATCCTACGAATCGAGCCTGATCGCGGAGGCGCTGCCCGACGGATCGCTGAGCGGCATCGCCCGCCTGCGCCGCCGCACCGGCCCGGTCGAGCTCGGCCTGCGCGCCGTGCCGGGGCCGATGTGGCGCTTCCACCAGAGGCCCGCCGCACCCGCCGCGAACCTCTCCGGCGAGTGGCTGCTGGAAACGAAGGGCGAGGATGGCGAACGCGGCCTCGCCCTGATCCGCCAGAACGGCAACGTGCTGGAGGGTACGGTGCAATTCCCCACCGGCGACGTGCGCTTCCTGGCCGGCGACATCTCCGGCGGGGAGTTCGCACTCTCCACCTTCGACGGCAATCAGGGATCGGTGTGGCGCGGGCGGCGGCTGGCGGACGGCACGCTGGCCGGCGAGAGCTTCGGCGCCACCTCGAAGGCGGGCACGCCGTTCGTCGCCCGGCCCAGGGCGGCCGGCGATGCCGTGGTCGTGATCGCCGAGGAGAAGCCGCCAGTCGATCGCATCGCCTTCACCTTCCCCGACACCGCCGGCACGCCGGTGTCGCTGTCCGACCCGCGCTTCGCCGGCAAGGTGGTGGTGATCGCCATCGGCGGCACCTGGTGCCCGAACTGCCACGACGAGGCGGCCTTCCTCGCCCCCTACGCGAAGAAGCGGCGGCCGGAGGGGCTGGAGGTGATCGGCCTCCAGTTCGAATATGGCGACGATGCCGCCCGCGCCGCCCGCCAGAGCCAGCGTTTCGCCGCCCGCTACGGCATCGACTATCCGATGCTGATCGCCGGCTCCGCCACGCCGGAGGGCAGCAGGAAGGCGCTGCCGCAGATCGGCGGCGTGAAGATCTATCCGACGACATTGTTCGTCGATCGCAAGGGCAGGCTGCGCGCGATCCACACCGGCTATGCCGGCCCGGCCACCGGCGCGCTGAACCGGGCGGCGATCGCGGAGTTCGACGCGCTCGTCTCGAAGCTGCTGGCGGAGCCGGCCTGA
- a CDS encoding competence/damage-inducible protein A, with amino-acid sequence MASSRTWTAALLVIGDEILSGRTQDRNIAQTAAWLNVQGIRLAEVRVVADVQATIVEAVNALRARNDYLFTTGGIGPTHDDITVDAIAAAHGVPVVIHPTARAMLERHYATRGGVTEARLRMARVPDGADLIENAMSGAPGIRLGNVFILAGVPHIAALMLDALTGTLEGGLPVVSRTIGCWVPESEIADMLGATERAHEGAQIGSYPFFREGRVGANFVVRSTDVAVVDACVADLVRQLEAMGHAVVADGI; translated from the coding sequence ATGGCATCTTCCCGCACATGGACCGCCGCCCTGCTGGTGATCGGCGACGAAATCCTCTCCGGCCGCACGCAGGACCGCAACATCGCGCAGACCGCCGCGTGGCTGAACGTGCAGGGCATCCGCCTGGCCGAGGTGCGCGTGGTGGCGGACGTGCAGGCCACGATCGTGGAGGCGGTGAACGCTCTCCGCGCACGCAACGACTATCTGTTCACCACCGGCGGCATCGGCCCGACGCACGACGACATCACCGTGGATGCGATCGCCGCGGCGCACGGTGTGCCCGTGGTGATCCACCCGACCGCGCGGGCCATGCTGGAGCGCCACTATGCGACTCGCGGCGGCGTGACGGAGGCGCGGCTGCGCATGGCGCGCGTGCCGGATGGCGCGGACCTGATCGAGAATGCGATGTCCGGCGCGCCGGGCATCCGCCTGGGCAACGTGTTCATCCTCGCCGGCGTGCCGCACATCGCCGCGCTGATGCTGGATGCGCTGACCGGCACGCTGGAGGGCGGCCTGCCGGTCGTCTCCCGCACCATCGGCTGCTGGGTGCCCGAGAGCGAGATCGCCGACATGCTGGGCGCCACCGAGCGCGCGCACGAGGGCGCGCAGATCGGCAGCTATCCCTTCTTTCGCGAGGGGCGGGTGGGCGCGAACTTCGTCGTCCGCTCCACCGATGTAGCCGTGGTCGATGCCTGCGTGGCGGATCTCGTCCGTCAGCTGGAGGCGATGGGGCATGCCGTGGTGGCGGACGGCATCTGA
- a CDS encoding phospholipase D-like domain-containing protein produces the protein MRVDGQDSFTVAGNRLSLLVEGPERLDALIALIDGAGRTLRLLFYIYADDASGVRVRDALDRAVRRGVAVTLVIDAFGSTADDEFFAGLVAHGAVVCRFRPRFGRRYLLRNHQKLALADEARVMIGGFNVEDDYFGTAEDQAWRDLGLLVEGEAAGRLVGYFDALAAWTTSRKVRSRPLRGALDRWSETTGPVRWLLGGPARRLSPWAESVRADMKRARRLDMIAAYFAPNPRMLRRLESIPRRGGAARVLTAAKSDNTATIGAARHCYRRLLRRGVAVFEYQPTKLHTKLYVVDDVVHIGSANFDMRSLYLNLELMLRIEDAAFAARMRAYVAGELARSAEITREAHRARSTVLERIRWGLAYFVVAIVDYGVSRRLNFGIEVD, from the coding sequence ATGCGGGTGGACGGGCAGGACAGTTTCACGGTCGCGGGCAACCGCCTGTCTCTCCTGGTCGAGGGGCCGGAGCGGCTCGACGCGCTGATCGCGCTGATCGACGGCGCCGGCCGCACCCTGCGGCTGCTCTTCTACATCTACGCCGACGATGCGTCGGGCGTGCGCGTGCGCGACGCGCTGGATCGCGCCGTGCGTCGCGGCGTGGCCGTCACCCTCGTCATCGACGCGTTCGGCAGCACGGCGGACGACGAATTCTTCGCCGGACTGGTGGCGCACGGCGCGGTCGTCTGCCGCTTCCGCCCGCGCTTCGGCCGCCGCTACCTGCTGCGCAACCACCAGAAGCTGGCCCTGGCGGACGAGGCGCGGGTAATGATCGGCGGCTTCAACGTGGAGGACGATTATTTCGGCACCGCCGAGGATCAGGCGTGGCGCGACCTGGGCCTGCTGGTGGAGGGCGAGGCGGCCGGCCGACTGGTCGGCTATTTCGACGCGCTCGCGGCCTGGACGACGAGCCGCAAGGTGCGCAGCCGCCCCCTGCGCGGCGCACTGGATCGCTGGAGCGAGACGACGGGGCCGGTCCGCTGGCTGCTCGGCGGGCCGGCGCGGCGGCTGAGCCCCTGGGCGGAAAGCGTGCGGGCGGACATGAAGCGGGCGCGGCGGCTGGACATGATCGCCGCCTATTTCGCCCCCAATCCGCGCATGCTCCGCCGCCTCGAATCGATCCCCCGGCGCGGTGGCGCGGCGCGCGTGCTGACGGCTGCCAAGTCGGACAACACCGCCACGATCGGCGCCGCCCGCCACTGCTACCGCCGGCTTCTGCGCCGGGGCGTGGCGGTGTTCGAATATCAGCCGACCAAGCTTCACACCAAATTGTACGTGGTGGACGATGTCGTCCACATCGGCTCGGCCAATTTCGACATGCGCAGCCTCTATCTGAACCTGGAGCTGATGCTGCGGATCGAGGATGCCGCCTTCGCCGCCCGGATGCGCGCCTATGTGGCGGGCGAACTGGCGCGATCGGCCGAGATCACGCGAGAGGCGCACCGCGCGCGCAGCACCGTGCTGGAGCGGATCCGCTGGGGGCTGGCCTATTTCGTCGTCGCCATCGTCGATTACGGCGTCAGCCGCCGGCTGAACTTCGGCATCGAGGTCGATTGA
- a CDS encoding multidrug effflux MFS transporter: protein MMHAPLSPAAARPEFAIGFREFVGIVAALMAVNALGIDMMLPALPAMGHSLGIAEENQRQWIIAAYVLGFGSCQLVYGPLVDRFGRKPVLTISLTLSALACVAAAALAHDFTTVVAARLLQGMTAAGSRVLAVSIVRDRYSGRQMARVMSLSFIVFLAVPILAPSLGQLVMLVMPWPGIFYSLAAFAMAVVLWANLRLPETLRPQDRRPISPRSIMAATRMVLTTPMSIGYTVAATLLFGGLMGYINSAQQIFTDVFHEERLFTIAFAGCAAAMGFSSLLNSRIVERLGTRLVSHSALVAYVAITGVHALTAGRGHEDIWTFCAFQAATMATFSLASSNFNAMAMEPVGHIAGTAASVQGTISTLGGALLGILIGQAFDGSTAPVAIGLFLLGLIALAIVLLTERGRLFRPQHAAPIVAPLTPAD from the coding sequence ATGATGCACGCACCCCTCTCCCCTGCGGCCGCGCGGCCGGAGTTCGCGATCGGCTTCCGGGAGTTCGTCGGCATCGTGGCGGCGCTGATGGCGGTGAATGCGCTTGGCATCGACATGATGCTGCCCGCTCTGCCCGCGATGGGCCACTCGCTGGGCATCGCCGAGGAGAATCAGCGGCAGTGGATCATCGCCGCCTACGTGCTGGGCTTCGGCTCCTGCCAGCTCGTCTACGGTCCGCTCGTCGATCGCTTCGGCCGCAAGCCGGTGCTCACGATCAGCCTCACGCTCTCCGCCCTCGCCTGCGTCGCGGCGGCAGCGCTGGCGCATGATTTCACCACCGTCGTCGCGGCCCGCCTGCTGCAGGGCATGACGGCGGCGGGATCTCGCGTGCTGGCCGTCTCGATCGTGCGCGATCGCTATTCGGGGCGGCAGATGGCGCGGGTGATGTCGCTGTCGTTCATCGTCTTCCTCGCGGTGCCGATCCTGGCTCCGAGCCTCGGTCAGCTCGTCATGCTGGTCATGCCATGGCCGGGTATCTTCTACAGCCTCGCCGCGTTCGCGATGGCGGTCGTGCTGTGGGCCAATCTGCGCCTGCCGGAAACGCTGCGCCCGCAGGATCGGCGGCCGATCTCGCCGCGCTCGATCATGGCCGCCACGCGGATGGTGCTCACCACCCCAATGTCGATCGGCTACACCGTCGCCGCGACCCTGCTGTTCGGCGGGCTGATGGGCTATATCAACTCGGCCCAGCAGATCTTCACCGACGTGTTTCACGAGGAGCGACTGTTCACCATCGCCTTTGCCGGCTGCGCGGCCGCCATGGGCTTCTCCTCGCTGCTGAACTCGCGGATCGTCGAGCGGCTGGGCACCCGGCTCGTCTCGCACAGCGCGCTTGTCGCCTATGTGGCGATCACCGGCGTGCACGCGCTTACCGCCGGCCGTGGACATGAGGACATCTGGACCTTCTGCGCTTTCCAGGCGGCGACGATGGCGACGTTCAGCCTCGCCAGCTCCAACTTCAACGCGATGGCGATGGAGCCGGTCGGCCACATCGCCGGCACGGCCGCCTCGGTGCAGGGCACGATCTCCACGCTGGGCGGCGCGCTGCTGGGCATCCTGATCGGCCAGGCGTTCGATGGATCGACCGCGCCAGTGGCGATCGGCCTGTTCCTGCTGGGGCTGATCGCCCTGGCGATCGTGCTGCTGACGGAGCGCGGCCGGCTGTTCCGGCCGCAGCATGCCGCGCCGATCGTGGCGCCGCTCACCCCGGCGGACTGA
- a CDS encoding alpha/beta fold hydrolase: MAETLVLIHGTNGSGAETEPLARRLPPGIDTFAPDWLGHGGRPAPDEDYGMDAIVDDLALSLDRRRIDRCFLFGYSIGGYAALVLAHRYPERVRGIVTLATRHLWHARGVAHLVHLATPERLMRPGNPRAAELAAIHHPTDWRRVNAANRMLFARLGEAPPLSEADLRAIAVPVLVLNGTADPLVPEEETRALAALFPTWRLGLFEGSAHPFHQTPLDDIATATAGFIGDVAALERA; encoded by the coding sequence ATGGCCGAGACCCTCGTCCTGATCCACGGCACCAACGGCTCCGGTGCGGAGACGGAGCCGCTGGCGCGGCGCCTGCCGCCGGGCATCGATACGTTCGCGCCGGACTGGCTGGGCCATGGCGGCCGGCCGGCTCCCGACGAGGATTACGGCATGGACGCGATCGTCGACGATCTCGCCCTGTCGCTGGATCGCCGGCGGATCGATCGCTGCTTCCTGTTCGGCTACAGCATCGGCGGTTACGCCGCTCTGGTGCTGGCGCATCGCTATCCGGAGCGGGTACGCGGCATCGTCACGCTGGCGACGCGGCACCTGTGGCACGCCCGCGGTGTCGCCCACCTGGTCCATCTCGCCACGCCGGAGCGGCTGATGCGGCCGGGCAACCCGCGCGCGGCGGAGCTGGCGGCGATCCACCATCCGACCGACTGGCGGCGGGTGAACGCCGCCAACCGGATGCTGTTCGCCCGGCTGGGCGAGGCGCCGCCGCTCAGCGAGGCGGACCTGCGCGCGATCGCCGTGCCGGTGCTGGTGCTGAACGGCACTGCCGATCCGCTGGTGCCGGAGGAGGAGACGCGGGCGCTGGCCGCCTTGTTTCCCACATGGCGGCTGGGCCTGTTCGAGGGAAGCGCGCACCCGTTCCACCAGACCCCGCTGGACGACATCGCCACCGCGACCGCCGGCTTCATCGGCGACGTGGCGGCGCTGGAGCGCGCTTAG
- a CDS encoding glycosyltransferase: MARILIGWELGANTGHTVKLRDIARELVARGHQPVFALQQIAPAPPGHPVWQAPLWPAQLATLARTAETAPATLGDILAVLGLDDVAAMRAMLAAWDAILAAVRPDLVLAEYAPGLMMAARGRVPVLSLGTGFSLPPAHLPRFASLTGKPAAHDEQRLLEGVNAALAANGRQPLDRLPQIFLADREIAAVFREIDPYREWRRSMHGAPSVMPVPEISDGTGDELFVYMNGLKHWPNGFWQGILDSGLKARVYDPRLIEADARTLEAHGMIVERGPVPFDRIVARSRIAMSHGGLGMAASALLAGLPTVLVPFDIEKRMVSASVAEIGLGVRLDFERVDAPRLAAALRETFHDAALGARARAAAPGFRARMTRSCEQQTADTIEEMLG; this comes from the coding sequence ATGGCGCGGATCCTGATCGGCTGGGAACTCGGCGCCAATACCGGACATACGGTGAAGCTGCGCGATATCGCGCGCGAGCTGGTCGCCCGCGGGCACCAGCCGGTCTTCGCGCTCCAGCAGATCGCACCGGCGCCGCCCGGCCACCCCGTGTGGCAGGCGCCGCTCTGGCCCGCCCAGCTCGCCACCCTGGCGCGCACGGCGGAGACGGCGCCGGCCACCCTAGGCGACATCCTGGCCGTGCTGGGGCTGGACGACGTGGCCGCGATGCGGGCGATGCTGGCGGCGTGGGATGCCATCCTCGCCGCCGTCCGCCCCGATCTGGTGCTGGCCGAATATGCGCCGGGGCTGATGATGGCCGCGCGGGGGCGGGTGCCGGTGCTGTCGCTCGGCACCGGCTTCTCGCTGCCGCCGGCGCACCTGCCGCGCTTCGCCAGCCTCACCGGCAAGCCGGCGGCGCATGACGAGCAGCGCCTGCTGGAAGGGGTGAACGCCGCGCTCGCCGCCAACGGCCGCCAGCCGCTCGATCGCCTGCCGCAGATCTTCCTCGCCGATCGGGAGATCGCCGCCGTGTTCCGGGAGATCGATCCCTATCGCGAGTGGCGCCGATCGATGCACGGCGCACCCTCCGTCATGCCGGTGCCGGAAATATCGGACGGCACCGGCGACGAGCTGTTCGTCTACATGAACGGGCTGAAGCACTGGCCGAACGGCTTCTGGCAGGGCATCCTCGATTCCGGGCTGAAGGCGCGCGTCTACGATCCGCGCCTGATCGAGGCGGACGCCCGCACGCTGGAGGCGCACGGCATGATCGTGGAGCGCGGGCCGGTGCCGTTCGATCGCATCGTCGCGCGATCGCGCATCGCGATGTCGCACGGCGGGCTCGGCATGGCCGCCTCGGCGCTGCTGGCCGGCCTGCCCACCGTGCTGGTGCCGTTCGACATCGAGAAGCGCATGGTCTCGGCCTCGGTTGCCGAGATCGGTCTCGGCGTGCGGCTGGATTTCGAGCGTGTCGACGCGCCTCGCCTGGCCGCCGCGCTGCGCGAGACGTTCCACGACGCCGCCCTTGGCGCACGCGCCCGCGCCGCCGCCCCCGGCTTCCGCGCCCGCATGACACGCAGCTGCGAGCAGCAGACCGCCGACACGATCGAGGAGATGCTGGGCTAG